In Thermodesulfobacteriota bacterium, the following are encoded in one genomic region:
- a CDS encoding ATP-dependent acyl-CoA ligase gives NFWFHTGDAGRMDKDGYIYFVDRVKDYLRCKGENISSFEVEKIVGSHSDVEESGAIGVKAESGKYAEDELMIVVVPKKGKTIDPIKLIKYLEPKMPYFMIPRFIRFAKSLPKTGTLRVQKNKLRETGITKDTWDMKKAGYKVKR, from the coding sequence AACTTCTGGTTTCACACAGGAGATGCAGGCAGGATGGACAAAGACGGCTATATCTATTTTGTTGACCGCGTAAAGGACTACCTAAGATGTAAGGGTGAGAACATAAGCTCCTTTGAAGTTGAAAAGATAGTCGGCTCACACTCAGATGTAGAAGAGTCAGGAGCAATCGGAGTAAAAGCTGAGAGCGGAAAATATGCCGAAGATGAGCTCATGATTGTAGTTGTACCAAAGAAAGGGAAGACAATTGATCCAATTAAACTCATAAAATATTTAGAGCCCAAAATGCCTTATTTTATGATCCCAAGGTTTATTAGATTTGCCAAGTCGCTCCCAAAAACCGGAACCCTTAGAGTGCAGAAAAATAAGCTTAGAGAAACCGGCATTACTAAAGACACATGGGATATGAAAAAAGCAGGATATAAAGTTAAAAGATAA